The following coding sequences lie in one Anabaena sphaerica FACHB-251 genomic window:
- a CDS encoding Tat pathway signal protein, which translates to MNISRRKFTRIALIGSTSLAATSGIFFPKPAEAFFLGFLLRALTSRVIFGSMVRFVGGRLLQGILGPSQEELLKIQLAEKDFIERQFTRNRTELAQVQTNIFWGQERQETWGPNAGFAFVQKSQDIISTAKITGPTMAGIYGAAKILANQGFSPQEIAASLLPVRSQVDDWCSWEGDTFSGGRRNSTVCLTSYRTALGEVTSRYEVVQPGIGGYGNIHYILEAGGQPRRDIMVKVTFS; encoded by the coding sequence ATGAATATTAGCAGACGTAAATTTACTCGTATAGCTCTTATAGGAAGTACCTCTTTGGCAGCTACATCTGGCATTTTTTTCCCAAAACCGGCTGAAGCATTTTTTTTGGGTTTTCTCCTTAGAGCATTAACATCCCGTGTAATTTTTGGAAGTATGGTTCGATTTGTTGGCGGGAGACTTCTTCAAGGAATCCTTGGTCCTTCTCAAGAAGAACTGTTGAAAATTCAACTGGCTGAGAAGGACTTTATCGAACGACAATTTACCAGGAACAGAACCGAACTGGCACAAGTACAAACTAACATTTTTTGGGGTCAAGAACGGCAGGAAACATGGGGACCTAATGCAGGCTTCGCCTTTGTACAAAAGTCTCAAGATATAATCAGTACTGCAAAAATTACTGGACCAACAATGGCAGGAATTTACGGTGCTGCCAAAATATTAGCTAATCAAGGATTTTCTCCTCAAGAAATTGCAGCTTCGCTACTCCCTGTACGTTCTCAGGTTGATGATTGGTGCAGCTGGGAAGGAGATACTTTCTCAGGAGGACGTAGAAACTCGACAGTTTGTTTAACCAGTTACCGTACAGCATTAGGCGAAGTTACTTCTCGCTATGAAGTAGTCCAACCTGGTATTGGTGGGTACGGTAATATTCACTATATCCTTGAGGCTGGTGGTCAGCCTCGTCGTGATATCATGGTTAAGGTTACTTTTTCTTAA
- a CDS encoding tyrosine-type recombinase/integrase, whose protein sequence is MYYFCYLANRGTDIRTIQSYLGHNNIQHTVRYPELASTKFQGLWDE, encoded by the coding sequence ATCTATTATTTCTGCTATCTAGCTAATCGAGGTACTGACATTCGGACAATACAGAGTTACTTGGGGCATAACAATATTCAGCACACTGTTCGTTATCCCGAACTTGCATCTACCAAGTTTCAAGGGCTTTGGGATGAGTAA
- a CDS encoding plasmid recombination protein produces MAYAIARVKKLKRANIAGSAAHTSRQRETPNADPTKQNIRFIGNTDREEKLEDLVLAKIGQYEQKRKIRTDAVYCVEILLTASPSYFRPLDPTAAGYYEEERLADWLSATQQWLEKEYGDRVNSSTQASGAYLNGNSSSVGDCALHTAEGNRIVRAELHLDEVTPHIHAYFVPLDENGQLRCNHFFDGRQKMRDFQESYFAAVQHLGLERGIRGSVAKHQDIKDFYRIVEEGKDLNSELTIAQMRAKAADRDRAVQSKSSMERTAKRLVKENETLRQRIKELEAQKDQLQQQVKQLSDLPLEDVAWHLGLNQDNSSYRCWKGGEHIIYINGSYWSHLAPDTQKTGNVAANSQKTSASPGAITGTGAVALVKHINGCNFREAIAWLNDRFGDEGMQRAVTHYARQQAQMVIQEQEAPQFVPPVPDKSNWHLVHDYLTKKRRLPTELVQELYQRGLVYADDQENAVFLLRNLNGETKGAFLQGTRAEDNTLEEDNTFTGYATGFTGYAIGTKRSDGWFYLQWGGQPTDEIQKVVLLKSPLDVLSYAMLEVERHRGLPGGVPQQRIMYMTVDSPRSLPVELLQDIPEVICAYDNNAAGDEMAGAVSELLPQATRVKPQAQNWHEELLALLRWQQREREYQQQRQKQQRQRERESELEL; encoded by the coding sequence ATGGCTTATGCCATCGCCAGAGTGAAAAAATTGAAACGAGCCAATATTGCTGGGAGTGCTGCTCACACTTCCAGGCAGCGAGAAACGCCCAATGCTGACCCGACTAAACAAAATATCAGGTTCATAGGCAATACTGACAGGGAGGAAAAGTTAGAAGATTTGGTGTTAGCGAAGATTGGGCAGTATGAGCAAAAACGAAAAATTCGCACTGATGCGGTGTACTGTGTAGAGATTTTGCTGACTGCTTCTCCTAGTTATTTTCGACCGCTTGACCCCACGGCTGCTGGGTATTACGAAGAGGAGAGGTTGGCTGATTGGTTGTCAGCGACGCAGCAGTGGTTAGAGAAGGAATATGGCGATCGCGTCAACTCCAGCACCCAAGCAAGTGGAGCGTATCTGAATGGGAATAGCAGTTCTGTAGGCGATTGTGCTTTGCACACTGCCGAAGGCAATCGCATTGTCAGGGCTGAATTGCACTTGGATGAAGTAACACCCCACATTCATGCTTATTTTGTGCCACTGGATGAAAACGGGCAACTGCGGTGCAATCATTTTTTTGATGGTCGGCAGAAGATGCGAGATTTTCAAGAAAGCTACTTTGCGGCTGTGCAGCACCTGGGGTTAGAGCGTGGGATTCGAGGTAGTGTAGCTAAACACCAGGATATTAAGGATTTTTATCGCATAGTTGAGGAAGGAAAGGATTTGAACTCGGAACTGACTATTGCACAGATGCGGGCTAAGGCAGCAGATCGAGATAGGGCAGTGCAGAGTAAGAGTTCTATGGAGCGCACTGCTAAAAGGTTGGTAAAGGAAAATGAGACTTTGCGACAAAGGATTAAGGAACTGGAAGCTCAAAAGGATCAGTTGCAGCAGCAGGTTAAACAATTGAGTGATTTGCCCCTGGAAGATGTGGCTTGGCATTTGGGATTAAACCAAGACAATAGCAGCTATCGCTGCTGGAAAGGGGGTGAACACATTATCTATATAAATGGCTCTTACTGGAGTCACCTTGCACCCGATACTCAGAAAACTGGTAATGTTGCAGCCAACTCCCAAAAAACTAGTGCTAGTCCTGGTGCTATTACTGGTACTGGTGCTGTGGCGTTGGTGAAACACATTAATGGGTGTAATTTTAGAGAAGCGATCGCTTGGTTAAATGACCGTTTTGGTGATGAAGGGATGCAGAGGGCTGTTACTCATTATGCTCGCCAACAAGCGCAAATGGTCATCCAAGAGCAAGAAGCACCACAGTTTGTACCACCAGTACCGGACAAATCGAACTGGCATTTAGTACACGACTATTTAACTAAGAAACGGAGATTGCCAACAGAGTTGGTGCAAGAATTATATCAACGGGGGTTGGTTTATGCTGATGATCAAGAAAATGCTGTGTTCTTGTTGAGAAACCTCAATGGTGAAACCAAAGGTGCATTTTTGCAGGGGACAAGAGCAGAAGATAATACTTTAGAAGAAGACAATACTTTTACAGGATATGCTACTGGTTTTACAGGATATGCCATTGGTACAAAACGCAGTGATGGTTGGTTTTACCTGCAATGGGGAGGACAACCTACTGATGAAATCCAAAAAGTTGTGTTGTTAAAGTCACCCCTTGATGTGCTGTCTTATGCGATGTTGGAAGTTGAAAGACACCGAGGATTACCAGGAGGAGTACCGCAACAGAGAATAATGTACATGACTGTGGATAGTCCCAGGAGTTTACCTGTGGAGTTGTTGCAGGATATACCTGAAGTAATTTGTGCTTATGATAACAATGCTGCTGGAGATGAGATGGCTGGTGCTGTAAGTGAATTGTTGCCCCAAGCGACTAGGGTTAAACCACAAGCGCAGAATTGGCATGAGGAATTGTTGGCACTGCTACGGTGGCAACAGAGAGAACGAGAGTATCAACAACAACGCCAAAAGCAACAACGACAGCGTGAGCGTGAATCTGAACTTGAGTTATGA